The Branchiostoma floridae strain S238N-H82 chromosome 6, Bfl_VNyyK, whole genome shotgun sequence genomic interval TTGTAGAAAGTTAATTACCTTTAAATATGCAGTAAAAGTCATTATCTTCTCTCCACAGTTGAAGGCGTCCTCCTGGCCTGGGGATACCCATTCATATGGGGTGGTCACGGAACAGAGCCGTTACTGACTGACGCCACAGCCATCCACTCTCAATTCAGGCTGAGGGAAATAGAGATAAAGGCTTATGTTAACTCGTTCGACGTCAGAGTGGAAGGTAAATATTTCAGATTGTACATTTTTAAAAGTCATGGCGTGGCGTTATGGGCAAAGACAATTAATTGAATGCCGAGTACCATTCGTGATGAGTTATGATGTCAAGACCTGTGTGCATCACTGAGGACATCACTGAAATACGATGTGCAGAGAGCAGGCAAGGATAATGGGTGGAAATGTCAGAACACACAAAGGCACGTTATACCCACTCGGGGGAACCTATGTGCGCGTAACGTTATATTGACCACAGTCTGGTATAGTGGACAGGACGAACCTTAATGGGTATCAGTACTTCTACTGGAGACTGCGGAGGCTTTATACTGCATAGTGAGAGCGATCGATATGTGCTCTGGAGACATCCAAAGGACCCCGACGAGCTGATGCTTGAAGTTTTAGATGGCAAGACAAACAGTCAGACCTGCGCTAGTGATCACCTCTGACACCTCTGCATAACGATGGCCTTATCACTTTTGACCCAAGCATTAATCATCTTGTTTGTAATTGCCACCTATCTATTGTGGCCACTTCCCTCAAGTCCTTTGAGTGGTCACTTTAGACAGTTGTTGAAACACAATGTGTGGCAACATATGGTAATTTATGGATGGTTGATGCATCGGCAATAAAATGTATAAAGAAACATGACGCCACTGACAATTCGCATATAGATAAAGCACCATATCCTTTCACAGTAAAATTAAAAGTCAATGTCAAGGTGCTTCTATTTATTTTCTCCGCTTACTTATCCAGCTGCTTGATGTCAAAGTCTAGCCTCTTCAATTTTGTTGAGGCGTGTCCTTTCAAAGGTCATGTGCAAGCTTGGTTGATTATCAAATGGCAATCTTTGCAAAAGCAATCTCTCCTATGTTACCAGCAATTAgtccacgggcaagaatttgcaataaacttattatcaATTATTGATTATCCTCTAATTTAGTTTCCATCAGATTGCCTTTGATGCCGTAGTTATTTCCCCCTGCAGGGAAAGGCTGTAAGTACTCCAGTTTCGTCTGTGACTACCGCGCGGCTGACGCGTGTCTGGTGGATAACTCCCGGTGTGCGGACACCCTCAGCTCTCCGGAGTGTGATTACTGCACGTCCTTCCCGGGAACAtgtgacaaacacacacagacgtgCAACCTGCTGGCGGAAggtatatgtaaatgtatttaagttcgcggggatttaatttcgcggtagcgggaccatgaaaaatgacttttcgcggtggttctaagttcgcggtatcacaatgcactgtagtctcttacttccatggaaaaatgttcgtggtggttttaagttcgcggtgaagcggcaaccgcgaaaactgcgaagattgaaccaccacgaaagtttctgcatttaaatTCTGTGTAACTCAAAACTAgaatcagtcatgccttcaagttccagagttaccaacctaggattgatgtcttcaaaaattcttattttcccagaactatgaTCTTaaagtggaatatgttatcacgaAGCACAGTAGGAGAATCTTccctggatagttttaaagaacacttgcagatagatgtgcaaaagctaggtgtgacaggccaagggcggttataccggctatatagagacatttacaaacaaatgtaggGCGTACACTGATCAATATCTTTGTCTTCGCTCAATGTTCATCTTGCCATTGCTGCATCATTTCAAAGGTACAATTGTGAGGAAACGCCGTCCTGAAGTTATAAAAATGGGAAATCGATGAATGGAAACTTGCCGTGCAAGTAGAGCTATTTCAACTTATGCCAGATAGCTAGAACAGCGTATTTTACCAACAACCAAGTTCATTTTACTCATCTGAACTATAGAAACCTGGCATGACTTTGACCTTAGATCAAACGCTTTATCAGGAATCTTTGTACATACGTAAAAGCCTATCAAAGTAGTGTGTTTGTGCACCAGAAAATTGTTATCTGAGCTCTATTCTATGGAAAAGGCTCTCAGCAACACACTTACATATTTTAATGCCAGGGACGATAAGCAATAATTCAAATGTTCGAAGCGGAGCATATTCAAGAAATTGCGGTGACGATAATGCCAACCATGTTAAAAGAATATGATTATCCAAGACTCAAAGGTCACCCATCCGGTAGACACGCTCAGATTGTCTGCCAAAACGTACTTTGCCGAACAGTAATCAGACTTGCAAAGGCGCATGAGTTCACCTCTAGTGTAAGCACTAATGTACTTGTTGGTTGCATGCCAAATCTCAGCCGACAACTTGCATTGTGAATCATACACAGGTGTACATACGCCTATTCATATGCGAACAAAATAAATCGTTAAGTTTCTCTACTTGTATTGCCATTGGTATAAAGTGATATTTTATCACTGAATAGTGCTATGAGCACAGGATTAAAAGCAGGTGAGGTGTTAGGAGGTAATATGTCCCATTTGAAGGAAGGAAAACAATGCCCATCACATGCTTCCTGTTTGTTGCATCGCATTCCTTTGAATTGTTTAAGACTTGAACAGCATAACAGACCCATAGCCACCTGTTACTTAGCAACCATTTCGTCTTAATATGTGACTTGCTTTGGATGCTCTTCGACTGTGAACAAAGGTGTGCATGCCAAATACCCACCATCATAGTTCCTCGAAGTAGGTTGGGTCGATGTGATATCTTGTGCTCCCCACGGGAAAGTCTGACACAGGAAAGAGTGAGCTCGAATGTTCAAAGGAGGGGTTCTTCCTCATAGTGAACAACATCATGAGATAATGATATCCTATTAATTGCGCTAGTTTAACTCCCATCTTTCCTCCTCCCCACAGCTACCTCCAAGACGTTCACGTCTGTGGAGATCCAGCTTCACCTGTCAAGACGTCTGGCCTACCATCTCATGCAGATGTACATCCCGTCCACCTCCATCGTCATCATGTCCTGGATCTCCTTCTGGTTCTCCATAGACACCGTGCCGGCCCGGGTTTGTCTGGGCGTCACCACCGTTCTGACCATGACGGCGCAGAGCTCCCGTACGGCGCCCATGCCCGAAGTGTCTTACGTCCGCGCCGTGGACGTCTGGGTCGTCGTCTGTCAACTCTTCGTCATCTCGGCGCTGCTGGAGTACGCTGCCGTCGACTTCATACGCAGAAGGGAGGAACATAGACCGCAGGTATCAAAGGTTTATTGTATTGTCTCCCAGTGCTTGACACTTGCTATCCATCCCTGTCATATATTCCCGAGTTGGACAATCACACTAGCAAAGGTGTCATTGTACAAGTTATGGGCTCAAATACACATTATGGAAGACCCCCAGAGAGAAAGAGTGGAATTTGATATGTCATAACACTTTCAGAAAGTATTCCAAACACCAGTtacgcaagcaactggatattattttgcttgagtaactgcttttggcgtatctttttacctggatgtccataACCATAACCTTCAGCGAAGTACAGAGTATTGATGTGAACTAACTTATCTTtgtattgccacattttgttgAACCGAAATCGCAGAACATCTATTGATTGGAAAAACGTCCAGACCAGATTGGCTACTGGTAGCCATACGCTGTATTTCATAAGCTTACTTTTCTCACTTAGACACTGAATCACAACAACGGAACGCTCCAGGTTGTGTGTACGGACCCCAAGGTGCCTGACCCCGCCTCCAGCTGCAGTACGTCCCCACGCCGATCGCGCAGTCCCGCCGACAAAGCCAAGAGAATCGACTACATCTGCCGAGTGGCCTTCCCCACGCTCTTCATCCTCTTCAACGTCATCTACTGGGCGTTCTACTTGTGTTATTGAGAGAGACAAAAACAACGACTCAGTACAGAGCTACCCTTTGACCGCTGACTCATTGAAATGTATGatgaaaatataatattttgatACTATTACTAAATATACGCATCTTTAAGCCATGAATCCAGGTGATCTTGGCGTAGCCCAgtgttttgatatacatgtacagaaaaggTTGTTAGTCGACAACAAAAAGTTTATGATACGGACAATTATTCTTTCCACGGTTTCCATTTTGTACGTCTCCTCCCACGTGGAACATAAACCTTAATGAGTGTACCAGGTGGTTAATCGTAACGTAGACAAATTGACACTTAAGGGCTTATTTCACAGTGCATTTAGGTCACAAGAGTACcattatcatatttgtaaacaaactgacAGCTACAAAGTATCTGTCTGAATCTGCTATATAGCGACAGACTGTCGCCGACACAATCAACAAACCTCACAGATGGGATTTATCAGCGCGAGAAGAAGGAGTTGCCTTGGGGGACATTCTTTACCTACTGTGATTTCTCATTTTAAGAGCACTTTATCTTTAAAACTCATGGTTCTGGTATTCTCCCAGAACGTAGAGGGGATCAAAACGTTTTATGAAGAAGTCCCTTGAGCGTCGCACAGACGGCTAAAAGGTGAGATAAGCTCATGAACAATGGTGGCGCCGATATTTGACGTTTACACAGTGCCctgaaatactgtacatattaaAAACAGCACAGGTGGGAAAAAGAATGTTAATAGCTGTGTTGTTGAAATGTGTAGTATGGTAACTGATGTGACAGGTCGTCTGTCACTGTACTAAAATAACAATACAGTGCTAGCCGAGGGCGTCTTCTGCCTGAAGCAccgtgtgcatgtgcatgttgaGCAATACACCCAACCTACCCAGCAATATCAACGAAACCTAAGGTTTTCTCTATCCACATCAGAAAACACATCATCCAAGATGAACTTCCTGTTATAAGTCCTGTATAGTGAACAGTTGAACTGTGTGTTATATCGTGTACCGTGTATACAACTGTGCAGACGAGAAGCTTGAAGATTTACATAACTGTTGGCCAGCTGACTTGGTTTGGTTGTGGGAAAATGaatcacatttacatgtacatgattgaaTGGAATTCTATGTAACAACATGAAAATGTCATGAAAAGGATACAATAAAATGTACATAGTTTCAATGGGTTGAAGCTCATTGGCGTTTACTTTTACTCTTAGGATGTCACAGAATTCAAAGAAGACGTGCGTTTATCTTATTGGAGCCTGAAAGTCACAAGGAAAAAAGTTAAGAAATGCCCATGACATTAGTCAGACTCTAGATTCTAGCCAAGCAAAGCACCACCCATGCAAGCCGGCCCACAATAGCATGCAACGCCAGCACTAAATGGAAGCGTCATTTGATTGAACAGGTGATTCAAAGAAGCAGACATAGAAATCCATTCCTTATCGAGAAAATAATAGGTAGCAGCTGCTCACGAGACCATACCCAGTCACGTTCAAGTTCATACCTTGCCCGTCTGAATCTTACACATACAAAAGAGCAGCGTCAGTATGATTACTATGAATGGCTACAACTTTGACTAGCCAGGTAAAGATAAATGACTGCAAATTTGACGTGCAAGTTACGGAACTAAACAAAAAATCAGTTCATATACGAACAAAGGGCTTAGCTGCAAAGAGTGCGTAATGAAAGACTGTCAATGATCGACATGTGGAGAGGGTAATCAGGCGATGTCCACTGACACGGAAGTTCATATTGAGTTTATTTGGTACCGGCTACAGGTTCCAAAGAAAGGCATCCGTAGAATAAAGATAAAGTAACTACAGAGTAAGGTAGGTAACTACAAAGAGCACGTACACTTCAAGGAACACGGATTCTGCTGAGGGCTGGAGGGCTTCTAGCGGTCAAGCAACAAAGCAGTTGGCCAGGCGGAAGACCTCCGGACTTgaagtccagtggttagcggacATACCTCTGGAATTCCGAAACTAGAAGCCacgagttcgattccggctgtgtcgctcacccgacatgtacgctaccggaaagggttgtaGTCCTCAGTGGCTTAGGATGGGGACGTTAAGTCGTAGTtcattgttcattgtgcttgtagaaaagagcaagagctaggggaatttccccggttcaataaacctgtaaatactctACATAGCGCCTGTCCTcactgtcacgaccagtggaggactagctcttcagtgagctaaaactggatcgagatcactttccttttttgtcGAACGATATGCTCATCAGCCATTCAGTTCTTAGCTTCTCTTTTAATGACCACAAGCACCAAAGTTAAGTGGCAATATGATAAAGTGCTTGAAAAGACCTCATGGACTTGAAGGAGCACAGATTTATGTACACGTGTCGGTGATCGATGTGCAGAGGGTCCGAAAATATCAGGTGGATGATTGGTCATCAGACTGTCATCAGATTGCGTCGTATAGCAGTTCATACCTTGTCTGTCCACTATAACACGAAAGTAAAGTGTCAGTAATAAGCATAAAGTGCTCGGAAAGAGAGTGTGCCCATTAAGGAACATTAAGTTTATGCACACCATCTGGCCATGGGCGGATTATTAGCAAGCAAAACATCTGAAGTAGATTCTGTTCATCGAACGACCATATTTAGAAGTTCACAGATTCTCTGTTCAAGGTTGCGCATAGCAACGAATATCGTCAGTGTAAGAGAGATAAGTGCTCAAAAAGAGTGCACTTAACGACCAAAGGCTtatgcacatctacatgtagatgtttagGCGGCTATTATATAATTAGCGAGCAATACATCTGGGGTAGATCTGCTCATCAAATCGCCATCTGACCATACTCAGTCATATAACCGAAGTTCTGATTCTCTGTTCACAGAGTTTTATACATACAATCATATACCGTAGAACAGTGTCCGTATAATAAAGTGCCCCAAAAGAGAGCATGAAACTCCAGGGAACAAGGATTTATGCACGCCTGTACAGGTGATCGATATAGCAGTTCATATCTTGCCACACGTACTAAAGAAACGCGTCAACATACTAAAAATAAAGTGTCCGAAAAGGACATACGGAACAACGATTTATGCACACCTGTCTGATTGCTTAGCTTAAACTTAAAGCTGTTTGTAGATTGCCGGCGATAGTTTCACTACTCTTATATGGGAGTGAGGCGTGTGCTAAGGGAATTGGAGAGGGAAAAGCACACGAGCGAATCCGCAGCTGCCTGATTAAGCTGTAACTGGAGGGTCACTTGCGGCCAGATGTTACACAATGTCATGCGTGTGTTGTATAACCTCCAGGGAGAATGTGGGTGGTGTGGGTGACTGTGGAAGCGGGGCTGTGAAAGGTGAACGTTGTTAAGTGCTAGCAGAGGGCACGTGGGGCACATTTACACACGTGTAGAGCTAATCACTAGAACTTGAAAAGCAACGTGACCAGAAAGACTTTGATCAACTTAACAGGAAGTTATCTGTCGCGGCCTTTAACcagacttttttgttgttgtgaatACAGTGAAAAACACTATGGCATTATCATGACCTTCCTACCAAATGAAAAGGGCGACCGATAACTGAACATGGTATAAAGTTAGATATGCCGGGTCACAAGTCATTGGATTAATGGGAACACGCGTTGGCACCGTTCCATGATGGCCTTTGGCAAGGGGTATATGCCATAGGCATTAGCTTGTTAAGGTGAAGAAAAACAGGTTACCTATACTTTGAGAAGATTCCATTTGAGAGATTTGTGTACTATGACGTTAAAGACTTGGATTCGGGGTCAAGCCTTTAACATCTTCTCAAGTCTAAACTGCCTAATATGCAAGTTAAATGTAGTCTGAAATCCCCAGCGGTATAACGTGTTATCGCAAAATCCTCTTCTATGTCTTATTCTTTGCGATAAGGGGTCCCTTGAAACTTCGCATGCATGCAGTCTAGCGCCTTGATTAGATTCGAGGTTGTGAAGTTGTGCGAAGGTAATTGGAATTCCACAGTTACCACTTCTAGAGGCGGTGACATAAGATGTCGCGCCCTTGTGTCTGCGTCAGCTAGGGACCCGCAACCACCCGAATTACCTCGTTTCTACCTGAGGATTATTCAAAGGTAAATCAGGTCTTCGCGGGTGCCAATGTCAATCCGTTTTCTCATTTCATGTTTTAACACATTATGTGTAATCAGCGGGGATCAAAAGTTCCCTGGTGACCTCAGCACCCAACGTTGTGATATGATCATCAATGTTAACAGCCTATTTGACAATGCTAACCCCAGCCTTTTGTCAAGGTCTTTTCTTCGTACGTTATGTGTAATAATTTCTATATCAAAAGCATCCAAACAGTATTCTTATTCCAACCTTAGCACAAACTCAACCCTTGCTCTGCTTGACTAATTAGATTTCAGTAAGGCTGAGGATTTAGCCTTTGGCATATCTAAAGAAATTAAAATCTAGAAAGGAATCTGGAGGTACTAGGCCAATTTGCATTGACGCATGTAGTTGGGACTTAGAATAAGTTATGAATGCCTGCCGTCTCAAGCAAGGCCCGAGGGAAGTATTCTGAACATGAGAATGCATTGTCGGTCACATCCATCTCCTTCCACCCTCGTACCTCCCCAAGCGAATTCAGGCACCATTTACACATGACTAGAGTGAGGAACCTGGTGCTTAGAGAATTTCCACAACTTCTAGCCAGGAAGCGAACCGATGATCTCTCAGATCCTGTGCCCGATGGCTACTGCCAAACAATCGAAGCCGccaaaaggaaaaaaagctTTGTTCACCAGGTAAGTAAGGTGCACATTGAGAAAACTATCATCAAACAAGACATCAATACAAAGTAGAAGACGATGGCGTATTTTTTGCCATTAGTAGTACCTGTGTTATCTGCAAACCGATGTAATGAATGATTTTATCAGGTTTTGATGAACGACAAAAGCTTGTACATGATTAATATTCTCACCACATGACGATCCATATTTACTGCAATTAATGTATCAGTTCTACTCATATGCATTGCCACTGCCAGTATACAGCTCCGAGCCCATCAATTACATGCACCAATGATTGCATCTCTTCAGAAGCGCTTTATTTCACCATAGTGAAAATTAATGGACGAACCAATCTCTGATAACCATGCCCTCTCATTCGCCATCAAATTAAAGCTCTTTCAGAAGGAAACATAGTCAATTATAGAAGCATAGAACTAAATACGGATTTTCTAAACGATGTGGCGGTGCGTAAGATGGGACGTATTAAAGTAGCCCTAGTTTCTCGCTGGTTCAGAAATCCATTTAGACAACTACAAATCATCTGCACTGCTGTGAAACAAGATCAAGCATTCCAGGCATCCACTTCTTTGGAAGTGACTGTCATCGAATGACGAATGCGGTACCGTAGAGATAGGAAACGTCTAGAGAATATTAAAGTTTTGTTTGACTCGTAACGTCTTTTGGTTGATGATGAAATTCGAAGTAAATTGACAAAGGACAAAGCGGGCATGATAGCAATATCACCTTTCATCTATATCAAATTGGTAAGACACCCAACATGCACTGATAATTGCATGCAATTCTCGGTTGTATAAAGAATGGAAGGAAGTCTGATTGGACTAGTTTGAAactttatcaatttttttcctgGCCTAATCGACAAACCTTCCCAACTGTTCTGGTTCTGTGTATCTCTTTTACTCCCACCCCATAGAGGGCACTAAGCTCGAACAAGGCTCCTTATTATGTACTGTCGAGCTATATGATTCACGGATAACATAAACACACATGGCAGATATTCAGTCATTGTTAATAAATGTAGAACATGAAATCATTCTTTCCAATTAAACTGCATATATAACAACCGATTTCTCCGAATTCACAATCATCAATTTTCAGAATCTCTCACTGTTTGTAGTGATCATCCGTCATGTTACTGAATGAGGCATCGTTTGACGTTGTAAGCTACTATGTAAGACACCATCCGAGTCAAATTAGTTGTAGTAGTTGTTGCTTTGAAAAATGAACATACTCAACGTGCCTGAGCCAGGAAAGTATAGAAATAAAAGGCAGAACAACATGTAAGGCGAGATCATCCATAACATCCGGTGATGACTTCCTTGAGACGCTTTACGCGCCTACGGGAGTTACCCTTTGTGGATGCAGAGGGCCATGTGGATTGTTTTTGTAAGGATGATAAGCACTCCCTCTCGGCTGTGGAACAATGATAAACACAGTGTTTAGAATGCCTCATTCATGTTGTTCAATAGTAGACCAGATCCTGTACTGCCTACAAAGCATGAATAAAGAAGCAACAGGCATTTTCTCCtccaaaaacacaccaaaagCTGAGAGTGATGCAGACTTTATCcaggacatgatgcgatggGTTGGGAAACTGACAAACACGGAGAAGTAGAGAGAAAGCATGAAAGTAGTCTTTCGGAACATAAAACAGATGAAAGCTTTCTGTTAAAGTTATGTTTGCTATTTGTATGTTGTTTAAAAGCTGAGCCTAAGGTTTCAGCCACCGTAGTTTAATACATGTGAGGCGTGACTGAGATATGCCAGTTATTAGAGCCTTGATGAGTTATGTTCCTTCTTATTCTCGCATCTATTTGTCGTATCAGAGAAAATTCTGGTACCCTAACTGTGGTCACATATGCCTAAATATTCCTATATAAAGAAAGGAGTCTGAATGTTGGATAGAAACGCCTGTGAAGCGAAAAATATATCCTTACATTTAGAATCTCTTCTGGTAATACCTTCACCCAGTCCAAGCTACTAGCAGCTCTAATGTTCTATAATGATGCTCAAAGGGAAGTACCATATGCATCCACAAATGGAAACACACATtgaaaggatagacatgtaCGCCTAAGCCATACATTCAAATGTACAGTAGCTAGGCTATCCACTCCATAATAGCCAGGAAATTCCGTAGCAATATAAAAGTGTATAGCCAATAGCTTTTACCACCACTTTGCCCGAGAAACCAAGCTGCTGAAATAATGGGTGCCCATGTACAGAGTTACGGAAAGGACGAGAGTTCAAGGCTGCTAAGTGGGACGGAGTATTCAAGTGTAATCCAGATGCTTACGCTCTAATTCCTCTTTAAACATTCGAAGTGGACGAACCAATTTTGCGAGGGCCATTGACGTCATGTTTTGCAGGGGGAAATTGCCCCATTGACCGACAAATAAATCTCAGTAATTCAGCACGTCGTCTAGCTGGGCAGTGGATAAATGTTTCCTGTCTACTTTATTGCTTGATGTCTGTCTTGTCAAAATTGTGTACATGGGTCTCTAAACGTTTCCCAAATTAGTTCCGTGCAAATGACCATCATTTAGATATACTATTCCCAATGGTTTACCATGGTGTGAGTGATATTTGAGTAGAAAAATTTCGTTGATAGAGGTATCCGTACCTATAGGAATCTACTTAGGATGAGAAACTTTTCAATTTTGTCTATACTCTAGGACTCCTCAAGTGATGCTAATGCACGTGTTACCCCGGAACAGTGACAGTTTTCTGTGAAACGATTCCATAACGTGGCAAC includes:
- the LOC118418621 gene encoding glycine receptor subunit alpha-4-like gives rise to the protein MRRVGWTCGKVLALAWILLYMGKAGSDSPKNSTSRSRSRRYWMLRPPEGYQYTVKPPVPDRWLNVTVAAHLQGFGSVSEETMDFQATIQIVREWRDPRLLPLPEGRPFLPVDPQARLWTPHIDFSNLKEVKVASVPHKEFQKEPNMWVTADGNVNELSRYEIKVTCSMSLQNYPLDNQLCSIRMDGFEGVLLAWGYPFIWGGHGTEPLLTDATAIHSQFRLREIEIKAYVNSFDVRVEGKGCKYSSFVCDYRAADACLVDNSRCADTLSSPECDYCTSFPGTCDKHTQTCNLLAEATSKTFTSVEIQLHLSRRLAYHLMQMYIPSTSIVIMSWISFWFSIDTVPARVCLGVTTVLTMTAQSSRTAPMPEVSYVRAVDVWVVVCQLFVISALLEYAAVDFIRRREEHRPQTLNHNNGTLQVVCTDPKVPDPASSCSTSPRRSRSPADKAKRIDYICRVAFPTLFILFNVIYWAFYLCY